The window AGATCGCCCGCGTCTTCGAGACGGCCGAGAAGGCCGCCGAGAAGGCGTCGGATTCCTTCGTCACCGTCGAGCGGCTCCTGCTCGCCCTGGCGGTGGAGAAGGAGAGCGAGGCCGGCAAGGCGCTCGCCGCGGCCGGCGTCACGCCCCAGAAGCTCAACCAGGCGATCGAGGCGCTGCGCAAGGGCCGCACGGCCGACAGCGCCTCGGCCGAGAACGCCTATGACGCCTTGAAGAAATATGCCCGCGACCTCACCGAGGCGGCGCG is drawn from Labrys wisconsinensis and contains these coding sequences:
- a CDS encoding Clp protease N-terminal domain-containing protein, which produces MNFDRYTDRAKGFVQSAQSLALREGHQQFTPEHLLKVLLDDPEGLSSGLIEHAGGRSRDALAATEATLRKLPKVQGSGAGQLYLSPQIARVFETAEKAAEKASDSFVTVERLLLALAVEKESEAGKALAAAGVTPQKLNQAIEALRKGRTADSASAENAYDALKKYARDLTEAAR